The segment CGCCAAGGACGTGGAAATCTCCCGGACCGCCGAACGGCTGGACGAACTCGGTATCGAGGTCAACGACGAGGACCTCATCCGTGCCGAACACGCCGTCTCGCTCGACTACGTTCGGCTCCGAGGGCTGGACTCCGAGGAGTGAACGTCGACACCGCGGTGACGACCCTCGCGACCGGCGTCCGGGTGACGTGAAGGCCGAGCCGGTCTACCGTTCTCCATGAACGTCGTCGCGATCCGCGCCCCGGGGCGATTCGAGTGAGGTGGATCAAAACGCTGTTAACCCACCCTTCCGTACCCCCCGGACATGGTAGACGTATTCGCCGCATCGATCGGGGCCTTCCTGACGCTCACCGTGGTGGTCCTGCACTTCGCGCGGGGCACCGAACGGTCGATTCCCGACGACATCTCCGAGGAGGTGCTCGAACGCCGCGCGGCGACCGTCCCCGAGACCGACTTCCCCGAGCCGATGAACCGCGCGATCGGCGGCGGCGGCGGTGCCGCTGCGGCCGTCGGCGCCGGCGGCGAGGGCGCCGAGGGCGAACTCGAGGAGGGCGGCGAGGAGGCCGCCGGGCCGGGCGACATCCCCGAGGACGAGATCGAGTACTTCGAGATCGAGTACGCGAAGGAGGGCGAGACGATCGAGGTCGCCAACAACGAGACGCTGCTCGAGGCCGGCGAGGACGAGGGGTGGGACCTGCCCTACGCCTGTCGGCAGGGCCAGTGCGTCTCCTGTGGCGGGCAGATCGCCGACGGCCCCTCCGAGGACTTCGTCGAACACGACAACCAGCAGATGCTCGACGAGAACGAACTCGAGGACGGCTACACGCTGACCTGCGTCGCCTACCCGCGCGGGGAGTTCACCCTCGAGACCAACGAGACGCCCTGAGGCTCTCGTTCACCTCGCCAACGCGGCGCGATCACAGCGTTGATACCGTCTCTTCTTCTCCTGAAACGTAGTGGCTGACTCGGAACGAAGCAGCCTCACCGAGGGTGGGCTGGTGCGTCCGATGGCCCGGCTGGCGTGGCCGATCGTCGTCTTCCAGCTCCTGCAGGTCACCTACAACCTCGCGGACACCCTCTGGCTGGGGCGGCTCTCGGCGGACGCCGTCGGCGCGATCAGCCTCGCGTTCCCACTGGTCTTCCTCCTGATCG is part of the Halalkalicoccus sp. CG83 genome and harbors:
- a CDS encoding 2Fe-2S iron-sulfur cluster-binding protein, translating into MVDVFAASIGAFLTLTVVVLHFARGTERSIPDDISEEVLERRAATVPETDFPEPMNRAIGGGGGAAAAVGAGGEGAEGELEEGGEEAAGPGDIPEDEIEYFEIEYAKEGETIEVANNETLLEAGEDEGWDLPYACRQGQCVSCGGQIADGPSEDFVEHDNQQMLDENELEDGYTLTCVAYPRGEFTLETNETP